Proteins from a genomic interval of Paenibacillus sp. FSL H8-0048:
- a CDS encoding copper amine oxidase N-terminal domain-containing protein, with protein sequence MLVLAALALALTGGAEAVPASAKPAPGVQLQLTYSSVSGISGMAGGIAQIKNGVSYMPANLVTVMGLEIKWNNADKTATFSGWNKSFSMKLGQSTGVLDGKKVSLGGTPYVADKQLYVPVKFVVAALEGGAVRWDAVTNTIRANGLHMYRGYSEVFDGGVYSLSLDSGELYLTTKQNTKHKLAVLGIELDVVDFTFERTPAGLTLLQVVNSYGEPHVHMEYYTYLLKNNSVIRQGHTDTYTSFGTAPVRADGKLIFNDGHTLRLIEDGTGAVSETVDIPKLLGTTVAKDIYYNVEAVYPDVLLVRPTDTAFLTLVDRATGKQTLLYKQLLSAERQREVEQPDFMFPGDYIYFTGRKDNVLSFNIHRMDGSQDIIKTYTWPGSQN encoded by the coding sequence ATGTTAGTCCTCGCTGCACTCGCACTGGCCTTGACCGGAGGAGCTGAAGCCGTTCCGGCTTCGGCCAAGCCTGCCCCGGGCGTGCAGCTCCAATTAACCTACAGCAGCGTAAGCGGAATATCAGGAATGGCCGGAGGCATCGCACAGATCAAGAACGGGGTCTCTTATATGCCGGCTAACCTGGTCACAGTTATGGGACTTGAGATCAAGTGGAATAATGCGGACAAAACTGCCACCTTCAGCGGGTGGAATAAAAGCTTCAGCATGAAGCTTGGTCAATCCACTGGCGTACTGGACGGGAAGAAGGTCTCCCTTGGAGGCACACCTTATGTTGCCGATAAGCAGTTGTATGTGCCTGTCAAATTTGTAGTAGCAGCCCTTGAAGGGGGGGCTGTACGATGGGATGCCGTCACGAACACCATCCGGGCCAACGGTCTGCATATGTACCGCGGTTATTCCGAAGTGTTCGACGGCGGAGTGTACTCGTTGTCGCTGGACAGCGGCGAGCTGTATCTGACAACGAAGCAGAACACTAAGCATAAGCTTGCTGTTCTCGGCATAGAGCTGGATGTAGTAGACTTTACTTTCGAGCGCACACCTGCCGGTCTAACGTTGTTACAAGTCGTTAACTCCTATGGCGAACCCCATGTGCATATGGAGTATTATACCTATCTATTGAAGAACAATAGTGTAATCCGCCAGGGGCATACGGATACTTATACCTCCTTCGGCACAGCCCCGGTCCGGGCGGATGGCAAGCTGATATTCAATGACGGCCATACGTTAAGGCTCATAGAGGATGGAACCGGAGCGGTCAGCGAGACAGTAGATATACCGAAGCTGCTGGGCACCACTGTAGCCAAGGATATCTACTATAATGTTGAAGCCGTCTACCCGGATGTTCTGCTTGTCCGCCCTACAGACACAGCATTCCTGACCCTTGTTGACCGTGCTACCGGTAAGCAGACTTTGTTATACAAGCAACTGCTAAGTGCGGAGCGCCAGCGCGAGGTAGAGCAGCCCGACTTCATGTTCCCGGGGGACTATATCTATTTCACCGGGCGTAAAGACAATGT